The Curtobacterium herbarum genome contains the following window.
CGGCACGGCACGTTCTTCCAGATGAACGGCAACTTCTCGTTCGGGGACTACTTCAAGGAGCAGGCGATCGAGTACGCCTGGCAGTTCCTGACGAACCCGGAGTCCGACGGTGGGCTCGGGTTCTCGGCGGACGACCTGTGGGTCACGGTCTACGAAGAGGACGACGAGGCGATCGACTTCTGGAAGCGACACTCGACGCTGCCGGACGACCGCATCCAGCGCCTCGGCAAGGACACCAACTACTGGTCGACCGGGCAGCCCGGCCCGGCCGGCCCCTGCTCGGAGATCTTCTTCGACCGCGGTCCCGAGTACGGCATCGACGGCGGCCCGGCGACCGACGACGACCGCTACGTCGAGATCTGGAACCTGGTCTTCATGCAGTACCAGATCGCCGACGTGCGATCGAAGTACGACTTCGAGATCACCGGCGAACTGCCGAACAAGAACATCGACACCGGCATGGGGCTCGAGCGCGTCGCCTTCATCAAGCAGGGCGTCGACAACATGTACGAGATCGACCAGGTCCGCCCGGTCCTCGACAAGGCCGCCGAGGTCTCCGGTCGTCGCTACGGCGCCGACCACGAGGACGACGTCCGGATGCGGGTCATCGCCGACCACGTCCGCTCGGCGCTCATGCTCATCACCGACGGTGTCTCGCCGTCGAACGAGGGCCGCGGCTACATCCTCCGCCGCCTGCTCCGCCGCACGGTGCGCGCGATGCGGCTGCTCGGGGTCGAGGGCGCGACCTTCCCCCAGCTGTTCCCGGCGTCGCGTGACGCCATGCAGGACGCCTACCCCGAGGTCGACGAGCAGTACGACCGCATCGCCCGCATCGCCTACGCGGAAGAGGAGACGTTCCTCCGCACGCTCGCGCAGGGCACGACGATCCTCGACGTCGCCGTCGACCGGGCCAAGCAGGACGGCCGCCCGTCGATCGGTGGCGACACCGCGTTCCTGCTGCACGACACGTTCGGCTTCCCGATCGACCTGACGATGGAGATGGCGGAGGAGGCCGGCGTCCACGTCGACCGGTCCGCGTTCGAGACCCTCATGTCGGAGCAGCGCTCGCGTGCCAAGGCGGACGCGAAGAGCAAGAAGACCGCTCTCGCCGACCTCAGCGTCTACAGCGCGTTCCGGGCCGCGGGGGAGACCGTCTTCCTCGGCTACGACGCACTGCAGGCCGAGAGCCGGATCCTCGGTCTCATCGTCGACGGTCGGAGTGTCGACCGCGCGGCCGCCGGTGACATCGCCGAGGTCATCCTCGGGCAGACCACGCTCTACGCCGAGTCCGGCGGCCAGGACGCCGACCAGGGCTCGATCGTCGGCAACGGCTTCGACCTCGAGGTGCTCGACGTGCAGCGTCCGGTGTCCGGTCTCTGGAGCCACACCGTGCAGGTGCGCTCCGGCGAGGTCGGCGTCGGTGACCCCGCGACGACCCTGGTGGACGCCGAGTACCGCCGTGGTGCGACCCAGGCCCACTCGGCCACGCACCTGGTGAACGCGGCGCTCCGCGACGTCCTCGGCCCGGAGGCGCTGCAGGCCGGTTCGTACAACAAGGCCGGCTACATGCGCCTGGACTTCTCCTGGAGCCAGCCGGTGTCGCTCGAGACCCGCACCGAGATCGAGGAGGTCGTGAACACCGCGATCCGCTCCGACCTCGAGGTCTCCACCCGCATCCTGCCGATCGACGACGCCAAGGCCCTCGGCGCACAGGCGCTGTTCGGCGAGAAGTACGGCGCCGAGGTCCGCATGGTCGACATCGGCGGTCCGTGGTCCCGCGAGCTCTGCGGTGGCATCCACGTGGCCTCCAGCGCCCAGGTCGGCCTCGTCAACCTGGTCGGCGAGTCCAGCGTCGGGTCGACCAACCGCCGCGTCGAGGCCCTCGTCGGACTCGAGGGCTTCCGTGAGCTCGCCGTCGAGCGGACCATCGTGTCCCAGCTCTCGAGCGCGCTCAAGGCGCCGCGCGACGATCTGCCGGGCCGTGTGCAGTCCCTGCTCGAGGACCTGAAGTCCGCCCAGAAGCGGATCGCCGAGTTCGAGTCGGCGAACCTGCAGCAGCGCGTGCCGACGATCGCCCGGACGGCCGAGCGGGTCGGTGCCGTGGCACTCGTCGCGCAGGTCGTCGACGGACTGTCCTCGGGCGACGACCTGCGTGCCCTCGCCACCGGCGTCCGCGGCCAGCTCGGCTCCGACGCGGCCGTGGTCGTGCTCGGTGCCGTCGTCGGCGGCAAGCCGGTCGTGATCGTCGCGACGAACGACGCCGCCCGTGCCGCCGGCGTCCAGGCGGGCCCGCTCGCCAAGGAGGCCGCCGGTGTCCTCGGCGGTGGTGGCGGCGGCAAGCCGGACCTCGCGCAGGGTGGTGGCACCGACGTGTCGGCGCTGCCCGCGGCCCTCCGCGCCGTGTCCGACCGTATCGCGGCCTGACGGTGGTGATCCGCTCCGGGCGCCGGCTCGGCATCGACGTCGGCCGCGCCCGGATCGGTGTTGCCGTGTGCGACCGGGACGGGTTCATCGCGACCCCGGTGGAGACCGTTCGTCGTGACGACTCCGCCGACCTCCGCCGGATCCTGGCGATCGCGGACGAGTACGACGTGCTCGAGGTCGTCGTCGGTCTGCCGCTCTCGATGTCCGGCGGGGACACCCCGTCGACCACCGACGCCCGGGCGTTCGCGGCGCGGATCGCGGCGCACCGGCCGGTGCGCCTGGTGGATGAACGGCTGTCGACGGTCACCGCGCAGCGCGGGCTGCACCAGGCGGGGAAGAACACGAAGAAGTCCCGGGCCGTGATCGACCAAGCGGCCGCTGTTATCATTCTGCAACATGCGCTCGACCACGAGCGCGCAGCAGGCGCCCCACCCGGGGCCGAACTCCCCTGACAGCTGCCCTCCCGGACCCGCCCCAGCGCCTCCGGAGCCGCCCGGGGTTCCCGACCGAGAGACCGAGGACCGTTGGCAGACGATCTGGACTGGAACGCGATCATCGCGCCCGGCAGCGACGCCGAGCGCAGTGACCGCCCCGGACCCCGCCGAGGCGAGGGACCCACCGAGACACCCACGGAGGACCCGCCGCTCTCGCGTCGGGAAGCCCGAGCCGCACGGGCGCGAGCCGAAGCGGCCGCCCGTCCCGACAGCGCACGTCCGGACAGCGCCCGTCCCGACGGCGCCCGTCCGGACAGCGCCCGTCCCGACGGCGCCCGTCCCGACAGCACGCTGTCCGACGACGCCCAGGCAGAGCCAGCCCGGACACGGTCAGCACCGACCGGCGGGTTCCCGGCCGACGATGCCGGGAGGCCCGCCCCCCGCCCCGTCGCCGGCCCGGCTCCCACGGACGCCGACGTCCACCCCGACGTGCACGCCCTGCTCGGCGGCTCGCTCACCAGCGACCCCGTCGCGGACGGTGCCGGCGGTGCGGCGGTCGACGTCGACGACGACCAGCCCGCGCGGCGACGCGGCACGTGGCAGGGGGTCGACGGCGAAGCCGCCGCCGACGCCCCAACGGACGCTCACGGCACCGGCGGTACCGGCGGTACCGGCGGTACCGGTGACGACGGCCGCGGTGGCCGTGGCCGTGGCGGCGACGACCGCGGCCGACGTGGCGGACGTGGGCGTGCCTCCCGGCCGTCCCGCGACGAGCGCCCACCGCGCCGCAAGGGCCCGATCATCGCGGGAGTCGTCATCGTGGCGATCGTGGTCGCCGGCGGCGCGGTCGCCTACGACTTCGCCGCCCCGAAGATCCAGGCGATCGCCAGCGCGATCTCCGGCGCCCAGGAGAGCGACGACTACACCGGTGACGGCACCTCGAAGGTGACGATCACGATCAAGGACGGCGACATCGGTGAGGACGTCGCGGCGACGCTGCAGCGGAGCGGCGTGGTGAAGACCTCGAAGGTCTTCTACCAGCTCCTGCTCTCGTCCCCGAACGTGCAGTTCCAGCCCGGCTCGTACTCGCTCCGGAAGAAGATGAGCTCGAAGGCCGCGCTGACCGCGCTGCAGGACAAGTCCAACCGCGTCGAGGATCCGTCGATCGTGATCCCCGAGGGCACCGCCCTGAAGGACATCGAGGCCGGCATGGTCTCGAAGGCCGGACTGAGCAAGGCCGACGTCGACGCGGCCGCGAAGGACGTCTCCGCCTACGGGCTGCCCTCCGGTGTCACCACGCTCGAGGGCTGGCTGTTCCCCGCCACGTACCCGATCAACCCGAAGTGGACGGCGGAGCAGTACTTCCAGACCATGGTCGACACCATGAAGCAGCACCTGAAGGCCGCCGGCGTCGCCGAGGCCGACCAGGAGCGCGTGGTCGTCTTCGCGTCGCTCGTGCAGAAGGAGGCCGGTCTCGCGGCCGACTACCCGAAGGTCGCCCGGGTGTTCCAGAACCGACTCGACGACGGGATGCTGCTGCAGTCCGACGCGACGGTCGCCTACGGCACGGGGAACACGCACCGTGTCACGACGACGGATGACGAGCGCGCGGACAAGTCCAACCCGTACAACACCTACCAGCACGAGGGGTTGCCGCCGGCGCCGATCTCCAACCCGGGGGACCTCGCCATCACCGCCGTGACGAAGATGGCGACCGGCAACTGGCACTACTTCGTGACGGTGAACCTGGAGACCGGGGAGACGGTGTTCTCGGACACGCTGGCGCAGCACGAGGTGGCCGTGAAGCAGTTCCAGGCCTGGTTGCGGGCACACCCCGACTACCAGTAGTCGGTCGGACCACCAGCAGGACCTCGCGGCGGGCGACGGTCGGTGCACCTCGCGGAGCGCCGGACGTCGCCCGTCGTCGCTGTGGGAGGATGGCGGTCATGCTGCCTTCGTCGACCTCCGGTGGACAGCCGTCCGCCGTGGTCCGGCCGATCGTCGTGATCGGCCCGATGGGCGCCGGCAAGTCGAGCGTCGGACGCCGGGTCGCGAAGGCCCTCGGCGTGCCGTTCACCGACACCGACCGGGTCATCGTCCGCGAGCACGGCCCGATCCCGCAGCTCTTCGCCGACCGCGGTGAGTCGGCGTTCCGTGAGCTCGAGGCCGCCGCGGTCCGTCAGGCCGTGCAGACCGGCGGGGTCGTCTCGGTCGGCGGGGGAGCGGTCATGCACCCGGACACCCGCGCCGCGATGACGGGTGCCCACGTGGTCCTGCTCACCGTGACGGCCGAGGCCGTCGCCGCGCGGATCGTCGGCAGCGACCGGCCGCTCATCGCCGCCGGTGGCATCGCGGCGTGGCAGCGCATCCTCGACGAGCGGGCGGCGACCTACGCCGAGCTCGCCCACGTCGTGTTCGACACCTCGCGCCGGCCGATGTCCCGCGTCGCCGACGACGTCGTCGCCTGGGTCCGCAGCACCGCGGAAACGGTCGGCACGCCGACGACCGCAGCGTCCGCCACCGCACCACCTCCCACCTCCGACGAAGGAGCACCGTGACCGAGCCGACCCTGCCCGAGGGCACCACCGAGATCCGCGTCGGCGGCCAGGACGGCTACGTCGTCGCGGTCGGCAACGGCCTGCTGCCCTCGGTCCCCGCCCTGCTCGGCCCGCGCGTGGCGAAGGTCCTCATCGTGCACGCGCCGACCCTGGGCGCCCGTGCCGAGGACCTCCGCCAGCTGCTCGTCGCCGCCGGGCTCGAGGCCCTCATCGCCGAGGTGCCCGACGCCGAGGCCGCCAAGCGCATCGAGGTCGCCTCGTTCTGCTGGCAGGTCATGGGCCAGTCGGACTTCACCCGGACCGACGCCGTGATCGGCCTGGGCGGCGGTGCGGTCACCGACCTCGCCGGCTTCGTCGCCGCCACCTGGCTGCGCGGGGTGCCGTACCTGTCGATGCCGACGACGGTCCTCGGCCTGGTCGACGCGAGCGTCGGCGGCAAGACCGGCATCAACACGAACGAGGGCAAGAACCTGGTCGGTGCCTTCGCTGCTCCCCGTGCCGTGGTCGGCGACCTCGACCTGCTCCGCAGCCTGCCGCGGAACGAGATCCTGGCGGGCTTCGCCGAGATCGTGAAGGCCGGGTTCATCGCCGTCCCGGAGATCCTCGACGTGATCGAGGCGGACGTCGACCGTGTGACCGACCCGACGACGCCGGAGTTCCGGCGCGTCGTCGAGCTCGCGATCGAGCTGAAGGCCCAGGTGGTGTCCGAGGACTTCACCGAGCAGGGCCGCCGTGAGGTCCTCAACTACGGCCACACCCTCGGGCACGCGATCGAGCACGCCGAGCGGTACCAGTGGCGGCACGGTGCGGCGATCGCGGTCGGCATGGTGTTCGCCGCCGAGCTCGCGCGCCTCACCGGGCACCTGGACGACGCCACGGTCGACCGGCACCGCTCGATCCTGGACTCCCTGTCCCTGCCGACGACGTACCCCCTCGGTCGCTGGCAGAGCCTGCTGGCGACGATGCGCCGCGACAAGAAGGCGCGCGCCGGCATGCTCCGGTTCATCATCCTCGACGCGGTCGGCAAGCCGGTCACGCTCGAGGGCCCGGAGGACCACCTGCTCTTCACCGCCTACCAAGAGGTCGGCGCCTGAGCGTCTGACCGCCGGGTCGTGCCCGGGACCCGGCGCGCCCCGCTGGACCCCAGGCCGGCGGAGCAGACTGGCGGGGTGCCCAACCCGCCCCGCCTCAGCGACTTCTCCCCCCAGCAACGTCAGGAGCCCTCGGGGTTCCGGAGTCGGGGCCGTCGCTTCGCGGAGGTCCTCGGCATCGCCCGACGGCACTCGTTGCTGCCCTTCCGGCGGCTCGACTTCTCGCACGACCCGGCGACGTCGGACCTCCGCCGCAGCCAGGCCGACCACCTGCGCCGTGCCCTCGAGGAGGCCGGCGGCGGCTTCGTGAAGATGGGCCAGCTCCTCTCGACCCGCGACGACCTGCTGCCGGAGGAGTGGACCGAGGAACTCGCGCACCTGCAGCGGAACGTCCGCCCCGCCGCGCCCGAAGAGGTCACGGCGCTGCTCGAGGCCGAACTCGGTGCGCCGGTGGCCCGGGTCTTCGCGTCGTTCGACCCCGAGCCGGTCGCCGCGGCGTCGATCGCGCAGGTGCACCGCGCCCGTCTGACCGACGGCACCGCGGTGGCCGTGAAGGTCCAGCGCCCGGGTATCGACGCCGCCGTCCGCCGTGACGTCGACATCGCGCTCCGAGCCGTGCGGTTCCTGACCCGGACCTCGGCGCAGGCCCGTCAGCTCGGTATCGTCCAGGTCGCCGAGCAGTACGGCGCCGACCTGATCCGGCAGGTCGACTTCTCCGCCGAGCTCCGGAACCTCGAGTCGCTCCGTGCCGCGCAGGCCCGCAGCGCCCGGCCCGACGAGGTCCGGTTCCCGGAGCCGTACCGCGACCTGTCGAGCCGCCGCGTGCTCGTGATGGAGTTCCTGGAGGGCGACACCCTCAGCGCGATCCGCGCCGAGCGCTCGGACCGCGACCTCGACGAGCCGATGCGCTCGATCCTCCGCTCGTTCCTCCGCCAGGTCGTCTTCGACGGCGTCTACCACGCGGACCTGCACCCGGGGAACGTGCTGGTGCTGCCCGACGGGCGGCCGGCGCTCATCGACTTCGGGTCGGTCGGGAGGCTCGACCCGGCTCTCCGGGACACGGTCCAGGAACTGCTGGCCGCGTACCTGCAGGACGACACGTCGCGTATCGCCGACGCGGTGCTCCGGATGGCGCCGGTCCAGAACGTGGAGGACGAGGCGGACTTCCGTCGCGACATGGCCCGGTTCGTCGCCGAGGAGCTCGGCCCGGGTGCCCGGATCGGGGTCGAGACGGTCGACGACGCCGTCGAGGTGTTCGGCCGCTACCGCCTCCGCGCACCGGCGGACTTCGTGGCGGCGGCCCGGGCGCTCGCGATCTTCGAGGGCACGCTCCGCACCCTGACCCCGTCCTTCGACCTGCTCGAGGAGTCGCGCGGACTCGCGGCCGAGCAGATCCGCGACCAGCTGCGACCCGAGGCCATCCGCGGCGTCCTGGTCCGCGAGCTGTTCGGGCTCGTCACCTCGGCGCGCCGGTTGCCCCGGCGGATCGACAAGATCACCGAGGCGGTGGAGGCGGGCAAGCTGTCGGTGAACATCCGCCTGCTGAGCGACCGTCGGGACCGCCAGACGGTGTCGGGCATGATCCGTCGGGTGCTGCTCGTGCTCCTGGGAGCCGGGGCGGGCCTCCTGTCCGTCGTCTACCTCGCCGAGCCGGTGCGCCCGACCGCGGTCATCTCGACGCTCGTCGCCGGGGCCCTGCTCGGTGGCACCAGCGTCGTGCTGCTCGTCTGGGCGGCGGTCGACGCCTGGGTCGCGCGCCGACGGCAGTAGCCCGTCCGCTACACTCGTCCGGGGCTCCACGAGCCCGGGAAACCTTCACAACACCATCGAACGGAAGACCAATGGCGAGTACCACTGACATCAAGAACGGCGCCGTTCTCATCATCGACGGGCAGCTCTGGTCGGTCGTCGAGTTCCAGCACGTGAAGCCGGGCAAGGGCGGCGCCTTCGTGCGCACCAAGCTCAAGAACGTCGTGTCGGGCAAGGTCGTCGACCGCACGTTCAACGCTGGCGCGAAGATCGTGACCGCCGTGGTGGACCGCCGCGACTACCAGTACCTCTACGAGGACGGTGACTCGTACGTCTTCATGGACCAGGACACCTACGACCAGATCAACGTGCCGGCGACGGTCGTCGGCGACGCGAAGAACTTCCTGCTCGAGTCGGCGCAGGTCACCATCGCGATGAACGAGGGCAACCCGCTCTACGTCGAGCTCCCGACCTCGATCGTCACCACGATCGAGACCGAGCCGGGCCTGCAGGGCGACCGTTCCTCCGGTGGCACCAAGCCGGCGACGATCGTCACGGGCTACCAGATCCAGGTCCCGCTGTTCCTCGAGAGCGGCACCAAGGTCAAGGTCGACACGCGCGACGGCAACTACCTCGGCCGCGTCAACGACTAGGCGCTGACCGGATGAGTGCTCGTTCCAAGGCGCGCAAGC
Protein-coding sequences here:
- the alaS gene encoding alanine--tRNA ligase gives rise to the protein MQTAEIRRRWLQFFGDRGHTVVPSASLVSDDPSLLFTVAGMVPFIPYLTGLIPAPYPRATSVQKCIRTNDIEEVGKTPRHGTFFQMNGNFSFGDYFKEQAIEYAWQFLTNPESDGGLGFSADDLWVTVYEEDDEAIDFWKRHSTLPDDRIQRLGKDTNYWSTGQPGPAGPCSEIFFDRGPEYGIDGGPATDDDRYVEIWNLVFMQYQIADVRSKYDFEITGELPNKNIDTGMGLERVAFIKQGVDNMYEIDQVRPVLDKAAEVSGRRYGADHEDDVRMRVIADHVRSALMLITDGVSPSNEGRGYILRRLLRRTVRAMRLLGVEGATFPQLFPASRDAMQDAYPEVDEQYDRIARIAYAEEETFLRTLAQGTTILDVAVDRAKQDGRPSIGGDTAFLLHDTFGFPIDLTMEMAEEAGVHVDRSAFETLMSEQRSRAKADAKSKKTALADLSVYSAFRAAGETVFLGYDALQAESRILGLIVDGRSVDRAAAGDIAEVILGQTTLYAESGGQDADQGSIVGNGFDLEVLDVQRPVSGLWSHTVQVRSGEVGVGDPATTLVDAEYRRGATQAHSATHLVNAALRDVLGPEALQAGSYNKAGYMRLDFSWSQPVSLETRTEIEEVVNTAIRSDLEVSTRILPIDDAKALGAQALFGEKYGAEVRMVDIGGPWSRELCGGIHVASSAQVGLVNLVGESSVGSTNRRVEALVGLEGFRELAVERTIVSQLSSALKAPRDDLPGRVQSLLEDLKSAQKRIAEFESANLQQRVPTIARTAERVGAVALVAQVVDGLSSGDDLRALATGVRGQLGSDAAVVVLGAVVGGKPVVIVATNDAARAAGVQAGPLAKEAAGVLGGGGGGKPDLAQGGGTDVSALPAALRAVSDRIAA
- the ruvX gene encoding Holliday junction resolvase RuvX; its protein translation is MRSGRRLGIDVGRARIGVAVCDRDGFIATPVETVRRDDSADLRRILAIADEYDVLEVVVGLPLSMSGGDTPSTTDARAFAARIAAHRPVRLVDERLSTVTAQRGLHQAGKNTKKSRAVIDQAAAVIILQHALDHERAAGAPPGAELP
- the mltG gene encoding endolytic transglycosylase MltG, producing the protein MADDLDWNAIIAPGSDAERSDRPGPRRGEGPTETPTEDPPLSRREARAARARAEAAARPDSARPDSARPDGARPDSARPDGARPDSTLSDDAQAEPARTRSAPTGGFPADDAGRPAPRPVAGPAPTDADVHPDVHALLGGSLTSDPVADGAGGAAVDVDDDQPARRRGTWQGVDGEAAADAPTDAHGTGGTGGTGGTGDDGRGGRGRGGDDRGRRGGRGRASRPSRDERPPRRKGPIIAGVVIVAIVVAGGAVAYDFAAPKIQAIASAISGAQESDDYTGDGTSKVTITIKDGDIGEDVAATLQRSGVVKTSKVFYQLLLSSPNVQFQPGSYSLRKKMSSKAALTALQDKSNRVEDPSIVIPEGTALKDIEAGMVSKAGLSKADVDAAAKDVSAYGLPSGVTTLEGWLFPATYPINPKWTAEQYFQTMVDTMKQHLKAAGVAEADQERVVVFASLVQKEAGLAADYPKVARVFQNRLDDGMLLQSDATVAYGTGNTHRVTTTDDERADKSNPYNTYQHEGLPPAPISNPGDLAITAVTKMATGNWHYFVTVNLETGETVFSDTLAQHEVAVKQFQAWLRAHPDYQ
- a CDS encoding shikimate kinase — its product is MLPSSTSGGQPSAVVRPIVVIGPMGAGKSSVGRRVAKALGVPFTDTDRVIVREHGPIPQLFADRGESAFRELEAAAVRQAVQTGGVVSVGGGAVMHPDTRAAMTGAHVVLLTVTAEAVAARIVGSDRPLIAAGGIAAWQRILDERAATYAELAHVVFDTSRRPMSRVADDVVAWVRSTAETVGTPTTAASATAPPPTSDEGAP
- the aroB gene encoding 3-dehydroquinate synthase; this translates as MTEPTLPEGTTEIRVGGQDGYVVAVGNGLLPSVPALLGPRVAKVLIVHAPTLGARAEDLRQLLVAAGLEALIAEVPDAEAAKRIEVASFCWQVMGQSDFTRTDAVIGLGGGAVTDLAGFVAATWLRGVPYLSMPTTVLGLVDASVGGKTGINTNEGKNLVGAFAAPRAVVGDLDLLRSLPRNEILAGFAEIVKAGFIAVPEILDVIEADVDRVTDPTTPEFRRVVELAIELKAQVVSEDFTEQGRREVLNYGHTLGHAIEHAERYQWRHGAAIAVGMVFAAELARLTGHLDDATVDRHRSILDSLSLPTTYPLGRWQSLLATMRRDKKARAGMLRFIILDAVGKPVTLEGPEDHLLFTAYQEVGA
- a CDS encoding ABC1 kinase family protein; the protein is MPNPPRLSDFSPQQRQEPSGFRSRGRRFAEVLGIARRHSLLPFRRLDFSHDPATSDLRRSQADHLRRALEEAGGGFVKMGQLLSTRDDLLPEEWTEELAHLQRNVRPAAPEEVTALLEAELGAPVARVFASFDPEPVAAASIAQVHRARLTDGTAVAVKVQRPGIDAAVRRDVDIALRAVRFLTRTSAQARQLGIVQVAEQYGADLIRQVDFSAELRNLESLRAAQARSARPDEVRFPEPYRDLSSRRVLVMEFLEGDTLSAIRAERSDRDLDEPMRSILRSFLRQVVFDGVYHADLHPGNVLVLPDGRPALIDFGSVGRLDPALRDTVQELLAAYLQDDTSRIADAVLRMAPVQNVEDEADFRRDMARFVAEELGPGARIGVETVDDAVEVFGRYRLRAPADFVAAARALAIFEGTLRTLTPSFDLLEESRGLAAEQIRDQLRPEAIRGVLVRELFGLVTSARRLPRRIDKITEAVEAGKLSVNIRLLSDRRDRQTVSGMIRRVLLVLLGAGAGLLSVVYLAEPVRPTAVISTLVAGALLGGTSVVLLVWAAVDAWVARRRQ
- the efp gene encoding elongation factor P gives rise to the protein MASTTDIKNGAVLIIDGQLWSVVEFQHVKPGKGGAFVRTKLKNVVSGKVVDRTFNAGAKIVTAVVDRRDYQYLYEDGDSYVFMDQDTYDQINVPATVVGDAKNFLLESAQVTIAMNEGNPLYVELPTSIVTTIETEPGLQGDRSSGGTKPATIVTGYQIQVPLFLESGTKVKVDTRDGNYLGRVND